The genomic DNA GTTAGTGCCGCCCAGCAGCACAGCGAAGTTCGGACTGTGCGCTTGGGTGTTGTCTGCTGTTTTGTCTCGTAAATAGTTTTTATTCATAgttgcattttaaaattaaatattttttattgtttcataaatattttaatgtaaaataactaatttttgtttgtttattctaTTTGCAGAGAAGTTCTTAACGCCTGGCGTGCCAAAGCGCGTTGCAATGTCGTGCCGGCGGAGCGCACACAGGAGCTCTTTCATGAGCTGAGTTTTCATCCGAGTGAGAAGCAAAGtaagtatttacaaaaatttcgagAAAAAGTGAAAGCAACagacataaatattaaaaatagaataaaatactagaaaaaaatataaaaatatcccaaaaaatatttttagcagaatgaattgaaaaaataaagtaaactttTTAAACAATATACAAAAGAAATGATATATGATATTGACTCCCATTGAATATgagaaaataatcaaatatatgctaagaattaatataattaatttaaatttaaatattaactaaattaaaaataattaatgaaaaaagaaaattttaataaataaagttgTAAAATAGATCCacaacaatattatatacaataatataaatcataaatgtgtttaaaataactaaaaccaaaaacagaaaacaaggaaattttgacaaaaaaaaaaagttcaaaaaataataataataaaaacacacacaccaaAAACCGTTACAGTTACAtcaaagctgtaatacccttcacaggtctTATCGCTTgatagagtataaaaagatcttaatCTTGATTAtgatgggtcagtttgtatgatggcTAAACGCTATAgggtataaatacaaaaaaaaaaaaacaaaaaaattaattttgaaattcagtAATTCACGatcaatatattattataggcataaaaaaccaaacaatgttaaaaaaaattaaatcaaactaTAAACAGAtctttaaattattgaaattatctGTATGAAGATTAAAATtactccaaaaaaatttttagaatacAAATTTCTGAAGTAAAtctattgaaaacaaagtaaatacgattaaacaaaaataaatacaataattattaatttgtattaaataaaaataataaaattaaatataataaaaataataacagatTTCATCTAATTTGTAGCCAActatgatttaaataaattaccattaattaattaaaactaatttaaattcattaatttacataaaactaatttaaatgtattaatttacatgaaactaatttaacttattaattaccattaattatttacatgaaattaattattaataattaattaattacaattaattatttacataaaattaattatttaattgctattactattaattactattatttttttaaatatgtcttATAATTACAACTAATTaaatgattaatttttatttatttattttttttttttttttaatttccagtcAGCGAAATGCTACAAACAGCCAAATTGTTAGCACGCAAAGGCAGCCGCCAATCGAATGGTCTCACTTTTGGTGAATTTTGTGTGCTAGCAGCCGATCTAAAACGCTTTCGGTGAGTTaacataaagaaaattatttcataaacaataaataatttattttgtatatattttttccataacCTCAACAGCACATCGACTTTTTCGCCGTCGATTTGTGACAAGGTAAATCTATTAAGCTCTCTACAGCAAGAAAACAATGACAATAGCAGTCGTGTTGTTGAGGCCAATAACGGCACGCTATGCAGcacggcaacaacagcaacgggCACCGAATTGCGTAGTACAAAATCCTTAAGTAATGTCGAAGACTGTAAGCGAAAATTGTCAAAGGGCGACACATCGGCACCGGTTGAGGTATTCCTAGGCGGTTCATGTAATCCCACCACCTGGCGGGCCGATGTCGCGATACCAGCGTTGAATGAACTGGGCATTTCCTTCTACAATCCCGTAAGTGTTTTGATGCATGcatgcaaatttattattttaattaattattattttgtttttcttgtttgttcTCTTCCTTGCGACTTACAGCAAGTATCTGATTGGACGCCTGATCTCATCGAGCTGGAGCATCGCGCCAAAGAGAAGGCGCGTGTTTTGTTCTTCGTTATGGATTCGGAGACGCGCGCTTCTGCTGGTGCCATTGAGGCGGCACATATAGCGGGTCAAAACTGCAAGCAGCTGGTGTTGGTACTACATCCATATAAGCGTAATCAATCTATACTTAATGAGCAAATATCCCAGCAGTAAGTGCACTATGTGATGAGTTTATGGTCTCTAAGTAGACGCactaatttgttgttgctttgctcTAACCCTAACAGAGAATACATTGACCTCCGGCGCAATCAGTTAATATTGAAGGAATTGGTCACACGTCGTGGCCTACCAGTTATGGATGATATACCATCGGGTCTGCAGCGTACCAAAGACATTTTGGCTGGCATTAGAGATCCACCCTCGAATATAGCAACGATTTTAGTGTAAGTTCATGtcagaaagtaaaaaataaaaaattccaataattataaaattctttTCCACCTTTCTCACCGCACAGTGTCGTACGTGGCGCCTTCGATCGCGTTAATCCCGTGAACGGCGTCATTACAGTTGTACAATGTCAACGCGCTCTCTTATATTTAGGTTACGCTCAGAGTCTAGTTAAATTAGACAATTTAAATAAGATAATCGCCACACAACGCGAAACGTTGGAAGCGCTACAAAAACGCAGTACAAAATCTGGCGTTCAGCCAGAGCTTAGCAGCAGCGAGCACGCCACTAAGAAGAGCTCATCCGCATCATCGTGCAGCTCCGACACACCCACAGCTTCGTTGAACGAAACGTTGGATGTCGACTTTGATTTATTCTGCGTAATATCGGCTTATCTCTCGGTGCTACAGCAGGAAATACAAGAAAGTGGTTGTATTTCGCCCATAAAGGGCACTAATGTGCCACCACCGCCGGTCTATCTTACCAATATGCAAggtaaatatagttttttttgttatagcctgagggtcaaatctgtagagtataaaaaaaggaaatttgtggaaaaaacaagaaaatttttgaaaaaaagaagaacattttttttttttaatatttagagaGCCCTTTATTAcgtaacatttttttgaaagtgttctagaagctgtggagagtgcTCTATTCGGCCAATTAGAAGTTaccaactttaaaaaaaaaattttgtggtcattattggaactttaaaaaaagttcccaaaaaaattttaactcgaaatttactttaaaagtttgccaaaaattttcttttttttataatctacaaattttactctcagactaagcaaaaaaaaataattttcttatttttataatcacatttctattataattttttttcttttgcatcGCTTTTCCAGGTGACGAAAGCAATTTCGCTATCAGCTATTTCACCAGTAAGAATATTTCGCGCACCTCCAGTCAAACCAGCGTACCCGGTAGCGAAGAACGCCACAGCAGCAATGATCTGTTGAGTCGTAGTCGCGATAGTGGCACCTCGTCACCGCAACCGTTAGATCAGCCCATGAAATCACGTTCGACCGCACAGTTAggtaaagcaaaaacaaaaattcttgTCAACATCGAATCTATAGAAACAACCGAAATTACAACCACCATCCAAACTGCTCATACACCAACAACACCACCTAATACTTCTACCACTACCGCTACAGCTTATCCAATATTGAGCGCACACTCAGCAGCAGCACATCCGCTGGCGCAGTTGAACGCCAACAGCGCCGCGCAGTCGCACTCAACATATCCGGATAGCAGCATAACAGCGGAGGAGGAGAGCGATTCCAATGATTCGGTATTTTCATCAAGCAGTTCCATCAATTCGGTCAATTGCAATTATGGTGGCAATGAGTTGCTAACCTTTGCCGGCACTGACTTTCGTGATGTTTATCTTGGTGGCAGTTGCTTTTTGCGCACTAAATGGCGTCAAGATATCGCTATGCCGTATTTGAAGGCGAAAGGCATTACCTTTCATCTGCCAGCGTTGCATGAGAGTTTGCAAACACCACAGCTGGACAGCTTGCCAGATAAAGTGTACGAGGATGCACGTCAATTGGGCGCACAGGAGAAGTCGCTAAAGCGTACACGCCGAAAATATCGTGGCGCCGCCTTAGAGGAAGAGGAGGAGGAAGAGTTGACAGTGTCGGAGGAGACCTACAGTTGGGCATTGCCACCGATGCGTCCGAGTCTCTACAATCCGGCGCTCTTGGATGCCAGTCGCGTGCTATTGTTCGTCATAACCAATGAGACGCGCTCGTTGGCGCCCATGACGCTGGCAGCGCATTGTATCGGCTTGATGTATAATGTGGTTTTGGCAGTGCAAATGTTGCCCGACGATTGTGTAATTAAAAATGAGAAGGTGtgtggtatatatttataaattttttttttaattttgactgAAAGTTATtgactttttaaatattcttactAATTTAGCTTACTCCGGCTGCTATTAAGGATTACAACCGCGGTCGTTCGTATCTAATCGATTTGGCCAAACGTCAGGGTGTGCCTGTTTTTAGCGATTTAAAGGCAGCTTTGGAATGTACTGTGGATAAGATAAAAGCGTGTAACTCGCGTGGCAGCCGTTAtgattgaagaaaaaaaagtgtacgaacgcacacatacaaaatcACACGCAGCAGTCTCTAAGCGCATTTTATTACACACGCCTACGACAAGTACCTacaaacaaacattaaaaaatatgggCAGCAGATTTtagcagaaattttttttcaactacaTATACTAtgcatatttacaatatatatttatatatacaatatatattaattactaCCAATTCCGCGTGAATACAACTTTTACTTAACTACTTTTGtaatagtttaataatttttaattgtatgatGATGCTTCAATACTATTTCAACATAGTTACTTAGCTGATAAATGAATATTGAACGCGCATGCGTACACGTTTTGTACGCGTTAGTTGCCTTAACTGTACGCCAAGCTACTAATTATTACCATATAAGTGctctatataattttaatttaatttaatttaattactctctaatttacatatacacaaacacatacatacatattaatctaattataattaattgtcttaaaaacaaaaatgtctgtatatacaatgCAAACAAAAGGAAAACgctaaatcaatttaaaattacaaaaaatttacatacaaatagcatataacatatattaataacatacatatatacgtacatttaataactaaaataataattacctAATGTCTAacttaaataaatgaataaagaaatatacataaataccttaaatatacAATTACCTACTATACTAGCCTGGTAATTTTAAGCGTGATGATGTTtgctaataataaaacaaatataagtgTATGAGTTAACACaggaaatatgttttatttaaaaacagaaaaaaacgttaacttcgcctGCACAGAAGCTGTAATAGAATTGTATACAAGgaactttatttgattttgattggtcaattTATCTGGTagcgatatgctatagtggtccgatttgaacaatttgttcggttattGTAGCGCTGTTCTTGGGTAATAACtcatacaaaatttcatgaatatatattgtcaaataaaaaagttttctatacaagaacttaatgtagatcggtcagtttgcatggcagctatatgctatagcggtccgatatcggcgattccaacaaatgagcagtttcttggaaagagaaggacgtatgcaaaatttttatatacttttttaagacAAAGTGCAttcaccgaatgccacagtcaataTTTCAAGagccttggagcactttatttcatttttaacgtaacatttaatacatattctttattccatttctttcaaaagtcaaaaatcgaagagcacagaAAAACCTGAACCTCTGTTACCATTGATCTAACTATCATGGCGTACTTCTAGTGAGTATGCGTGATCTGCTGGGTCTAATATTACCCACTAAACGCCTGATCACTATAAAGGCTTTAGTGGCTTTCACAATTGCggagttcacatattttttcacCTAAGCTTAGAGCCCAGTTTTAGCTCTAGATATTCTATTCTTTCTACCCCAACCACTTCCACGCGAACGAATCTAAAGTTTCTCAGAGCTTGGACAGATCTCCTTCTCATAAAAGAAAGGAGAGAATTTGACTTGAgtgaaaaattatgttattgtcTTGATTGACAAAACTATGATTTATACAAAATTACACTATTTCGtagtatattattttctattgatttttatgttataaatcaatttaaagttggattgttcaaatatttaaaatttcctgAAACAGTTACAAGATTTGAACCAGCTGACTATTTCGGCACTTTGTTTGCTGCCATTCACAATGATTAAGgtaaatggcaaaaaaaaaaggtgATTGTGAATGAGTACCAAAACCACAGAACGTGTGTTATAATAcgagtaatatatatatatatatatatatatattataatatacgttctctgccaaAACGCGCTTGTCGGTAAAGCAGTTCAACGTTGACAATTCGCGCATTTCTACGAgacaatttaaaagaatttgAATTTTCCAactagtgaattttttttatatactcgtaataTACAGTGTCCGCCGGATTCGGGAACTAATTTACTGAACGAAAATTACAATTGTAGGTGAATGCGCTTAGCTGTAAAATAGTACCGTATATATGATATTTTCGCCAAGAGTGGCATTGTGTCCATCAACCACACTATTAACATTAGGACAGATTCTCAAGTGGCATtgcctaaaataaatattgctttttgtattgtattgtgTTATTACAAGAGCCAAGCGTAGCCATTTCGAATTCATCGCCCCGTTTTTGAAAAAGTGCAAGGGAACGATATTTGGAATAGAAACTCGAGCTGAAGAGAAAGAGTTCCGAAGAAAACGAGCGATTCCGCGCGAGCATGCAGCAAATGATGCAGGATTTTGTCGAAAAAAGAAATGtcctaataaaaattaaacaagaaagACTGAAATTGGAAGAAGAAAACGTGAAACTTCTTTAACGGTATTTGATTATGAATAAAATTTCTTgccaattaatttgaaattgtcATAAATCTCTGTGCTCGTAAACTTAAAAAGCCTCCTATAATGTTGTTTTAGTGAGCCAAATGCACTTTTCACTACAACTTTTGCAGAAGAATGCGTTTTGTTGAAGCTAATTTCTTACCTTTGAACACTGGTAAACGATAATTTTTGCTtgagccaaccggaagtttgaacaTCTTTTATTAATCTATATGAGAGAGGGGTAGTATTGAGTCGACCCGAGCTAGTTTTGGCACTATTACATATTGCTAACAGAAAGCGATGCTCTCGGATTTActtaagatacctcacataccatcagcaatatataaggagtaaagtcaaatggatgtttaaaaattctaatattagttatatgggggctaggggaagttttaacccgatttgtatccattttaggcacaaagatacattagTATTAGAAAAACGCGTCCTTTCATTTTGATCAAGATAACTTACATATGGACCGATATTTCCGGTATAAAGTTAGccgaaaattagaaaaaatttctattaggtatatatgGACTAAGGGAATTATAGATCCGATTTAACACATTTCTGGCATACAGTCATACTATTGTTTGAAAATGATTTTcaccgaatttctataatatacctcacagatttaccgatattttcgataaaaagttcgcaataggaactggggtaCACATAGTCGGTATCTGGGGATTTGAatagtccgatttgaacaatttttggtcataagatggCACACCTCAAAGTTACTattcgtacaaagttttatcccgttatatttattggtgcttgatttgaatCCTGGTCGGTATCATGGAATCCATATCTAGCTCGTTTAGTATGAcgattttgtattatttatcatttattttttttcattgagttataaaagacataattaaaaaaaaaaattttgccttAGAATGCATCAAACTTCAACCGgttatatcttttaaacggttaggtttaaaGGCATTCAATTTCTTAtgaaaccaaatattttttcaagcgaATTGGAAGCGCGATATGATTTTTTCTATCAAATAATAAGAGTAACaaaaactgtaaggcggaggatcttcccgttacaattaagagctgatATTTGCAGAGATTTTCGGAAAGttgtctaagaacctattttttagagtaccaagcaaacaaaaatttatttttttgacgcTCCTACTATTTATGCGACTGGAAAGAGATTAATCCCTTGAAGCAACTACTCAACAATCAGTTGCAAAGATAGTATTGCATGTAGCAATTACGTGTATTGAATATGGacttatttatgtgtgtactcatttgtgtgtgtgtgtgtatgtgagttcATACTGATTTGTCTAACGTACAGATTTAATTTAATCTCAACGAACTAAAAATTGACTGTACACTTCCTTATTGATGGGcagtcatatgtacatacatataacacattcatataagtacgtgtgtttgttgttgctgtcttaGATTGTTGCAAGAGATTTGCATATTTGAATAGCTTCTCCGCAAGACAATTTTCACTCAGCTTTGTTGGAATAATAATGGCATTGTTTGCAGAGCAAAAAGTAgtttacaaacacacacgcttGTTTTGAAATGCTTGGCAGTAGAGCGAATAACCGAAGCAGGCTTTTAGCACACCAAGTGGTTTCTAACGCACACATACTATGCATGGTATATCAGCAAGAGCGCTTGTACACTGTCGCCACTGTGTTGAGAGCGTCACGATTTCTGACCACTGCCGCAAATACAATATGCAAACTTTAATTTCCATTTCCTGTCCGTAGCCTTTCATGTACCACTGTATACGAGGactgccttttatatttcgggtcTTTCAATAcattctccattaagatcttTACACTTTTAAATAACATATTCTCACGATAGGAAATTCGTCATGAAGTGATTTACGACgtcgattgaattcaccataccagCGATAAACACTGGTATTTTGTGGTGCTTCATCGGCAAGAATTGAATTAAGTTCTTCGATGCACTGTTGCTAAGTTAACTCACgtcaaaagtaataaaaaataatcgcgctaaaatgttcgcgatttaattccattttttgagctgagatgaatattttaagttactgtaaatgACACAAATAGCGCTTGTATGTCAAAACGTTTTGAGTATgtaaaacatcaaaaatgtcaaactttacaaTAAAGTTGTGAGctgccagattgcaacactaggaTTGCCAACTccagaaatataaaaggcaatctacGTATATATTTGGAATAAAAAGCTTTACTTAAACTCTGGGTGCGAGTCAAGTAGGAAGATTgcttgataattttttaaagagagCAAATGTCTGTCACACATCTTCTCTACCATACATAAGACCTTTGTTTGATAAAgcgattaaattttttcttatagaGTGAGAGAATCCTAGCTGATAGTTGAACCCTGCAATGtgcaatgaaaatttatttacttcgAATATATTTTAGGGTCAATTGCTTTTAGCACTCCAATAAATTCCGCGTAAAAATTTCGCAGTGACCATCTTATCAGCGAAAACGTCAAATCATTCTTATGTCAACATTTTAATGTTTCGCCATGCTCTTTGCCAATTAATTGTGTagttatgtatggtatataaatgaaaatgcacTCAATCGAGGGCAACAACAACTCTAAAAGTTAGACAATGCTCAAAGCAAATTGTATTAAATCATCAGCAAAGCTAAGTGAAAACTATACAAATTGGTCTCCGCATTGTCTTCACTTGCATAAGTTATTTGGAAGAGAGGAGCAGCTAGTGTTTTTTGGTCCAAACGCCAGACAGACGCTCCGCACACGTCATTATACTTTTTGTTTCAGCTTGCGTTTGACTTTGTTGGCAACAAAGataaatatttcagaaattatGTGAGGGTATTCTTGTGGAGCTTTTATGACCGGAAAAAATTCGGGTTATTTAGTTGTTTTAAGGCTTGCTGATGTtttcataccctgaacagggtatattaagtttgccacgatgtttgtagtacccaaaaagaaacgtcagagacccttttaagtatatatatgtataactgatcagcgtgacgagctgggtcgatttagccatgaccgtctgtctgtctgtctgtatatatgcgcattagtccctcagtttttgagacatcgactataaattttgcacaagcccttatataatataaccaagCCGCTGCTCATGTTTTggagccgccgatatcggaccactataacatataatataaaaacttattttttgaaaattctgactacccctaaccccttaaggcaataatccaatctccgaagaaattgtatagatcacaccacaatagcatatagctgccataaaaaacGGAACATTCGGAATCAATTGCtagtatgaaaacttttttcatttgacgagatatcttcacaaaatttggcatgcgtAAGGcaacgatgtaatctccgaagaaattgttcagatcgtgtCATAGGCATGCATATGCCATgcactgccatacaaacgatcAAAGTTaatgtaaggaaccttttgtatttgtgaagggtattatagcatcggtgcaaccgaagttaagctTTTTTTCTTAATGAGGTTGTACTGGTCTCTCTATATATTAGTACTTCAATCGTGACGGGAATAAAGAAAACGATTCAAACCTAATTTAATACTCTTCCTTTTCATAGCATAATTCCAGTTCTTGGAAAGTAAGTCGCATTCACCAAAAGAAATATCAAATGCAGTACTCATATCTCAAATCTCTTTATAAGGTTCCGGAAAGCCAGAGAGtcagtatttgtatgtataattttgTTCGACAtagattaatattattttaactctaacAAATTCAAATCGTAGACAATCTGAACTTTTGGAACAGAAGCATAGTAGATGGCACAGTGGTCGGAAATCCAGAAAATAAATACTACAACATTTTAAGCTCGGTTATAAATTTACTTACTAATTTTAGCCCACATTTGCATTGCAGCGATTGATACACATTAGGgtgggcaaaaaaaaaatccaaatttgtttttttcgcTGCGTACTTGGAAACgatttatttttgtctttttcttTGATAAGCATTGATGTTTGACGatgaatatctcgtaaacgcttaacGTAATCgaaaagttatatattataccttttttatacattagaaaatttcctacaag from Bactrocera oleae isolate idBacOlea1 chromosome 3, idBacOlea1, whole genome shotgun sequence includes the following:
- the raw gene encoding uncharacterized protein raw isoform X3, producing the protein MMQSLVVVGNKNSHGSRQHAYYRFWVHFVLPLVWIVFFGVVPCYRAPSSPLRGCNAFVRNRHTVNDLDTSSMWLLASDTVSAAQQHSEVRTVRLGVVCCFVSEVLNAWRAKARCNVVPAERTQELFHELSFHPSEKQISEMLQTAKLLARKGSRQSNGLTFGEFCVLAADLKRFRTSTFSPSICDKVNLLSSLQQENNDNSSRVVEANNGTLCSTATTATGTELRSTKSLSNVEDCKRKLSKGDTSAPVEVFLGGSCNPTTWRADVAIPALNELGISFYNPQVSDWTPDLIELEHRAKEKARVLFFVMDSETRASAGAIEAAHIAGQNCKQLVLVLHPYKRNQSILNEQISQQEYIDLRRNQLILKELVTRRGLPVMDDIPSGLQRTKDILAGIRDPPSNIATILVVVRGAFDRVNPVNGVITVVQCQRALLYLGYAQSLVKLDNLNKIIATQRETLEALQKRSTKSGVQPELSSSEHATKKSSSASSCSSDTPTASLNETLDVDFDLFCVISAYLSVLQQEIQESGCISPIKGTNVPPPPVYLTNMQGDESNFAISYFTSKNISRTSSQTSVPGSEERHSSNDLLSRSRDSGTSSPQPLDQPMKSRSTAQLGKAKTKILVNIESIETTEITTTIQTAHTPTTPPNTSTTTATAYPILSAHSAAAHPLAQLNANSAAQSHSTYPDSSITAEEESDSNDSVFSSSSSINSVNCNYGGNELLTFAGTDFRDVYLGGSCFLRTKWRQDIAMPYLKAKGITFHLPALHESLQTPQLDSLPDKVYEDARQLGAQEKSLKRTRRKYRGAALEEEEEEELTVSEETYSWALPPMRPSLYNPALLDASRVLLFVITNETRSLAPMTLAAHCIGLMYNVVLAVQMLPDDCVIKNEKLTPAAIKDYNRGRSYLIDLAKRQGVPVFSDLKAALECTVDKIKACNSRGSRYD
- the raw gene encoding uncharacterized protein raw isoform X2, whose product is MPVVVFATSTATSVWKAGQQPQATFNNTYAPLKNIMASLHATNSCNSSSCSVALANNKPLTPTKTTVKLLNGKNSSDCDVVVAPTAPNNNHSNNNNSKSYNNLSSNVEQLFNSALKALHLPQCVSGGAAGNGVGGGGGKKSPGKVKTNGENKLTLVVQKCAKNIDIAAAAAAIDDIEYEQNDLAAQEAQHDDETVQLRCTCPAVYANSTDASNVNNKNRTMTVTTTFRSSSTSALMTAGHMRPQTLNVHHLRETPSDQTQIFIREVLNAWRAKARCNVVPAERTQELFHELSFHPSEKQISEMLQTAKLLARKGSRQSNGLTFGEFCVLAADLKRFRTSTFSPSICDKVNLLSSLQQENNDNSSRVVEANNGTLCSTATTATGTELRSTKSLSNVEDCKRKLSKGDTSAPVEVFLGGSCNPTTWRADVAIPALNELGISFYNPQVSDWTPDLIELEHRAKEKARVLFFVMDSETRASAGAIEAAHIAGQNCKQLVLVLHPYKRNQSILNEQISQQEYIDLRRNQLILKELVTRRGLPVMDDIPSGLQRTKDILAGIRDPPSNIATILVVVRGAFDRVNPVNGVITVVQCQRALLYLGYAQSLVKLDNLNKIIATQRETLEALQKRSTKSGVQPELSSSEHATKKSSSASSCSSDTPTASLNETLDVDFDLFCVISAYLSVLQQEIQESGCISPIKGTNVPPPPVYLTNMQGDESNFAISYFTSKNISRTSSQTSVPGSEERHSSNDLLSRSRDSGTSSPQPLDQPMKSRSTAQLAYPILSAHSAAAHPLAQLNANSAAQSHSTYPDSSITAEEESDSNDSVFSSSSSINSVNCNYGGNELLTFAGTDFRDVYLGGSCFLRTKWRQDIAMPYLKAKGITFHLPALHESLQTPQLDSLPDKVYEDARQLGAQEKSLKRTRRKYRGAALEEEEEEELTVSEETYSWALPPMRPSLYNPALLDASRVLLFVITNETRSLAPMTLAAHCIGLMYNVVLAVQMLPDDCVIKNEKLTPAAIKDYNRGRSYLIDLAKRQGVPVFSDLKAALECTVDKIKACNSRGSRYD
- the raw gene encoding uncharacterized protein raw isoform X1, producing the protein MPVVVFATSTATSVWKAGQQPQATFNNTYAPLKNIMASLHATNSCNSSSCSVALANNKPLTPTKTTVKLLNGKNSSDCDVVVAPTAPNNNHSNNNNSKSYNNLSSNVEQLFNSALKALHLPQCVSGGAAGNGVGGGGGKKSPGKVKTNGENKLTLVVQKCAKNIDIAAAAAAIDDIEYEQNDLAAQEAQHDDETVQLRCTCPAVYANSTDASNVNNKNRTMTVTTTFRSSSTSALMTAGHMRPQTLNVHHLRETPSDQTQIFIREVLNAWRAKARCNVVPAERTQELFHELSFHPSEKQISEMLQTAKLLARKGSRQSNGLTFGEFCVLAADLKRFRTSTFSPSICDKVNLLSSLQQENNDNSSRVVEANNGTLCSTATTATGTELRSTKSLSNVEDCKRKLSKGDTSAPVEVFLGGSCNPTTWRADVAIPALNELGISFYNPQVSDWTPDLIELEHRAKEKARVLFFVMDSETRASAGAIEAAHIAGQNCKQLVLVLHPYKRNQSILNEQISQQEYIDLRRNQLILKELVTRRGLPVMDDIPSGLQRTKDILAGIRDPPSNIATILVVVRGAFDRVNPVNGVITVVQCQRALLYLGYAQSLVKLDNLNKIIATQRETLEALQKRSTKSGVQPELSSSEHATKKSSSASSCSSDTPTASLNETLDVDFDLFCVISAYLSVLQQEIQESGCISPIKGTNVPPPPVYLTNMQGDESNFAISYFTSKNISRTSSQTSVPGSEERHSSNDLLSRSRDSGTSSPQPLDQPMKSRSTAQLGKAKTKILVNIESIETTEITTTIQTAHTPTTPPNTSTTTATAYPILSAHSAAAHPLAQLNANSAAQSHSTYPDSSITAEEESDSNDSVFSSSSSINSVNCNYGGNELLTFAGTDFRDVYLGGSCFLRTKWRQDIAMPYLKAKGITFHLPALHESLQTPQLDSLPDKVYEDARQLGAQEKSLKRTRRKYRGAALEEEEEEELTVSEETYSWALPPMRPSLYNPALLDASRVLLFVITNETRSLAPMTLAAHCIGLMYNVVLAVQMLPDDCVIKNEKLTPAAIKDYNRGRSYLIDLAKRQGVPVFSDLKAALECTVDKIKACNSRGSRYD
- the raw gene encoding uncharacterized protein raw isoform X6, with the protein product MKMVKLFFREVLNAWRAKARCNVVPAERTQELFHELSFHPSEKQISEMLQTAKLLARKGSRQSNGLTFGEFCVLAADLKRFRTSTFSPSICDKVNLLSSLQQENNDNSSRVVEANNGTLCSTATTATGTELRSTKSLSNVEDCKRKLSKGDTSAPVEVFLGGSCNPTTWRADVAIPALNELGISFYNPQVSDWTPDLIELEHRAKEKARVLFFVMDSETRASAGAIEAAHIAGQNCKQLVLVLHPYKRNQSILNEQISQQEYIDLRRNQLILKELVTRRGLPVMDDIPSGLQRTKDILAGIRDPPSNIATILVVVRGAFDRVNPVNGVITVVQCQRALLYLGYAQSLVKLDNLNKIIATQRETLEALQKRSTKSGVQPELSSSEHATKKSSSASSCSSDTPTASLNETLDVDFDLFCVISAYLSVLQQEIQESGCISPIKGTNVPPPPVYLTNMQGDESNFAISYFTSKNISRTSSQTSVPGSEERHSSNDLLSRSRDSGTSSPQPLDQPMKSRSTAQLGKAKTKILVNIESIETTEITTTIQTAHTPTTPPNTSTTTATAYPILSAHSAAAHPLAQLNANSAAQSHSTYPDSSITAEEESDSNDSVFSSSSSINSVNCNYGGNELLTFAGTDFRDVYLGGSCFLRTKWRQDIAMPYLKAKGITFHLPALHESLQTPQLDSLPDKVYEDARQLGAQEKSLKRTRRKYRGAALEEEEEEELTVSEETYSWALPPMRPSLYNPALLDASRVLLFVITNETRSLAPMTLAAHCIGLMYNVVLAVQMLPDDCVIKNEKLTPAAIKDYNRGRSYLIDLAKRQGVPVFSDLKAALECTVDKIKACNSRGSRYD